AACAAGCCCCGCACCGTTGCGCCCCGCTTCCCCGAGGACCCGCGCGCACCGCAGCCGCCGTCGTCGGCCCGCGTCGCCTACGACCGCGCGCGCTTCGCCGCCGACGAGGCGCGCCATGGCGCCGAGTATGCCGTCGCGCAGCTGAAGTCCGGCGCCTACTCGGTGCGTGACAGCGCCAGCGCCGCCGGCACCAGCGTCTACGACCGCGCCCGCTTCCATGCCGACGAGGCACGCCACGGGGCCGAGTATGCGCTGGCGCAGCTCAAGGCCGGCGCCTACTCGGTGCGCGACACGGCGGCCGCCGCCGGCGCCGCCGCCTACGACCGCGCCCGCTTCCACGCCGACGAGGCACGCCACGGGGCGGACTATGCCCTGTCGCAGCTCAAGGCCGGCGTCTACTCGGTGCGCGGCGCGGCGAGCTCGGCGCGCAGCAGCGCCTTCGATCAGGCCCGCTTCGCCGCGGACGAGGCCAAGCACGGCGCCGACTATGCCGTCGCGCAGCTGAAGTCCGGCGCCTATGCGGTGCGTGACGCTGCGAGCGTCGCCAAGGCGACCGCCTACGACCAGGCCCGTTTCGCCGCCGACGAGGCCCGCCACGGAGTCGAATATGCCGTCGCCCAGCTGAAGGCCGGCGCCCACTCGGTGCGCGACGCGGCCGGTGTCGCCAAGGCGACCGCCTACGACCACGCCCGCTACGCCGCGGACGAGGCCAAGCACGGCGCCGAATATGCCGTCGAGCAGCTGAAGGCCGGCGCCTACTCGGCCAAGACCTCGGCCTATGCGGCGAGCCAGGCCGCCTACGATCAGGCGCGCTACGCGGCCGACGAGGCCAAGCACGGCGCCGAGTATGCCGCCGGGCAGCTGAAGGCCGGCGCCTACGCGGTTTCCGACACGACGAAGGATGCCGCCCAGGCGATCTACGACCGCGCCAAGTTCGCCGCCGACGAGGCCCGTCACGGCCTGCGCTACGCCGCCGACCAGCTCAAGGCCGGCGCCTATGCGGTCGGTGACACAGCGACCTCGGTCCTCGACACGATGTATGACCACGCCCACTTCGCCGCGGACGAGGCCCGCCACGGCCTGCACTACGCCAACGAGCGGCTGAAGGCGGGCGCCTACGCGGCCTCCGACGCTGCGTCCTACGCCTACTATTCGGCGCGCGACGCGGCCTACGAAGCGGCCGATTCGGCCCG
This portion of the Acuticoccus sp. I52.16.1 genome encodes:
- a CDS encoding DUF3618 domain-containing protein, with product MSRSTTQIEREVEAQRYEVEETLDALRAKLSTSHIMDSVARSFTTAGGQGGEFLNNLGRQVKENPLPIALTGVGLAWLLMSQNKPRTVAPRFPEDPRAPQPPSSARVAYDRARFAADEARHGAEYAVAQLKSGAYSVRDSASAAGTSVYDRARFHADEARHGAEYALAQLKAGAYSVRDTAAAAGAAAYDRARFHADEARHGADYALSQLKAGVYSVRGAASSARSSAFDQARFAADEAKHGADYAVAQLKSGAYAVRDAASVAKATAYDQARFAADEARHGVEYAVAQLKAGAHSVRDAAGVAKATAYDHARYAADEAKHGAEYAVEQLKAGAYSAKTSAYAASQAAYDQARYAADEAKHGAEYAAGQLKAGAYAVSDTTKDAAQAIYDRAKFAADEARHGLRYAADQLKAGAYAVGDTATSVLDTMYDHAHFAADEARHGLHYANERLKAGAYAASDAASYAYYSARDAAYEAADSARYYGRRAKRNAADFITEEPLLAAAIGIGIGAALGALLPSTRVEDQYVGPYRDNLRDEALDYAAEQASRAERIAEASLEAAEHSAQDEGLLPKDGDETLAERAEHVVDSAKKAAKEEAKV